In Oryctolagus cuniculus chromosome X, mOryCun1.1, whole genome shotgun sequence, a single window of DNA contains:
- the ERCC6L gene encoding DNA excision repair protein ERCC-6-like yields MRTAHARGGSERNSSSRRDTLNNPVMEPSRGFAEAEALSPEQAARYLRYVKEAKEATKNGDLEEAFKLFNLAKDIFPNEKVMSRIQKIQEALEELAENGDDEFTDVCNSGLLLYRDLHNQLFEHQKEGIAFLYSLYREGRKGGILADDMGLGKTVQIIAFLSGMFDASLVNHVLLIMPTNLISTWVKEFVKWTPGMRVKTFHGPSKDERTRNLNRIQQRNGVIITTYQMLINNWQQLSSFNGKEFMWDYVILDEAHKIKTSSTKSATCARAIPARNRLLLTGTPIQNNLQELWSLFDFACQGSLLGTLKTFKMEYETPITRAREKDATPGEKALGFKISENLMTIIKPYFLRRTKEEVQKKKSSNPEIRLSEETPGVDAICEMPSLSRKNDLIIWIRLVPLQEEIYRKFVSLDHIKELLMETRSPLAELGVLKKLCDHPRLLSTRACHLLNLGTVKFSAQDGIEEEDSSGVDPIDQIPDDTLMGESGKMIFLMDLLKRLRDEGHQTLVFSQSRQILNIIERLLKNRHFKLLRIDGTITHLLEREKRINLFQQNKDYSVFLLTTQIGGVGLTLTAATRVVIFDPSWNPATDAQAVDRVYRIGQKENVVVYRLITCGTVEEKIYRRQVFKDSLIRQTTGDKKNPFRYFTKQELRELFTIEDLQNSVTQLQLQTLHAAQRRSDKNLDEHIAYLHSLGIAGISDHDLIYTRDLSVKEELDVIEESHYIQQRVQKAQFLVELESQNSTERQRTGYEETWQRAIAFPSQTKKKLNKEVSKPQSRPSPFITTHYTQEEDISYQMASVTIDDPPEESEKQDLSSIMMNITVQQDGRDPHESAFDADSVTTSSKGSGSVEEVWTDSLLGMAKGFATENEAVQKEALQEGPKQETLPENPLGSSAYLLSKADLGPNVDLLQDDEILHHCGAGSITPIRNENQNTRSNTSAVEIADDLSASHSAPQDAQASEAKLEEEPLASSPQYACDFNLFLEDSADNRESPSGQSLELVEQENSLCGFAAHSRAESVRSKECVTLDFSEKDNEPEEVVVNVKTRSKARRIVSDDEEEEEDSCKGTWSPSPFSTSPFQFSSVKQFDASTPKNDVSLPGNFFSPKGPDSENKSINPRRSLASRRSLVNVVLDYVEDMEERLGNSGEAKVAEEDPEEGAEESSDEASACTEEDPSGEMLSSESKPSRLSASKLSASALATSPGDPEPLSGEQVVVSACTEEDPSGEMLSSESKSSRLSASKLSASALATSPGDPEPLSGEQVVVSACTEEDPSGETLSSESKSSRLSASKLSASALATSPGDPEPLSGEQVVASPQDKAAEAADDYETLVMRGKELKECGKIQEALNCLVKALDIKSADPEVMLMTLNLYKQLNNT; encoded by the coding sequence ATatgtgaaagaagccaaagaagcAACTAAGaatggagatctggaagaagcattTAAACTTTTCAATTTGGCAAAGGACATTTTTCCCAATGAAAAGGTAATGAGCAGAATCCAAAAAATACAGGAAGCCTTGGAGGAATTGGCAGAAAACGGAGATGATGAATTTACAGATGTGTGCAACTCGGGCCTGCTGCTCTATCGAGACCTGCACAACCAACTCTTTGAGCATCAGAAGGAAGGCATAGCTTTCCTCTATAGCCTatacagagaaggaagaaaaggtgGTATTTTGGCGGATGATATGGGATTAGGGAAGACTGTTCAGATCATTGCTTTCCTTTCTGGTATGTTTGATGCTTCACTTGTGAATCATGTGCTGCTGATCATGCCAACCAATCTTATTAGCACATGGGTAAAAGAATTTGTCAAGTGGACTCCAGGAATGAGAGTCAAAACCTTCCATGGTCCTAGCAAGGATGAACGTACCAGAAACCTCAATCGGATTCAACAAAGGAATGGCGTCATTATCACTACGTACCAAATGTTAATCAATAATTGGCAGCAACTTTCAAGCTTTAATGGCAAAGAGTTTATGTGGGACTATGTTATCCTTGATGAAGCACATAAAATTAAAACCTCATCTACTAAGTCAGCAACATGTGCTCGTGCTATCCCTGCAAGGAATCGCCTCCTCCTCACAGGGACCCCAATCCAGAATAATTTACAAGAACTATGGTCCCTATTTGATTTTGCTTGTCAGGGGTCCCTGCTAGGaacattaaaaacttttaaaatggagTATGAAACTCCTATTACTAGAGCAAGAGAAAAAGATGCCACCCCAGGGGAAAAAGCCTTGGGATTCAAAATATCTGAAAACTTAATGACAATCATAAAACCCTATTTCCTCAGGAGGACAAAAGAAGAAGTACAGAAGAAAAAGTCAAGCAATCCAGAGATCAGACTTTCTGAAGAGACTCCAGGTGTTGATGCCATTTGTGAAATGCCTTCCCTTTCCAggaaaaatgatttaattatttggatACGTCTTGTGCCTTTACAAGAAGAAATATATAGGAAATTTGTGTCTTTAGATCATATCAAGGAGCTGTTAATGGAGACACGCTCCCCTTTGGCTGAACTAGGTGTCTTAAAGAAGCTATGTGATCATCCTAGGCTGCTGTCTACACGGGCTTGTCATTTGCTGAATCTAGGGACTGTCAAATTCTCTGCTCAAGATGGAATTGAGGAGGAAGATTCCTCAGGTGTGGACCCTATTGATCAAATACCTGATGATACATTGATGGGAGAATCTGGAAAAATGATATTCCTAATGGACCTGCTGAAGAGACTGCGAGATGAGGGACATCAAACTCTCGTGTTTTCCCAATCGAGACAAATTCTAAACATCATTGAACGCCTCTTAAAGAACAGGCACTTTAAGCTATTGCGAATTGATGGAACAATTACTCATCTTTTGGAACgagaaaaaagaattaacttaTTCCAGCAAAACAAAGAttattctgtttttctgcttACCACTCAAATAGGTGGTGTTGGCTTAACATTAACTGCTGCAACAAGAGTGGTCATTTTTGATCCGAGCTGGAATCCTGCAACTGATGCTCAAGCCGTGGATAGAGTTTACCGAATtggacaaaaagaaaatgttgtggTTTATAGGCTAATCACTTGTGGGACTGTGGAGGAAAAAATATACAGAAGACAGGTTTTCAAAGACTCATTAATAAGACAAACTACAGGTGATAAGAAGAACCCTTTCCGATATTTTACTAAACAAGAATTGAGGGAGCTGTTTACAATCGAGGATCTTCAGAACTCTGTAACCCAGCTGCAGCTTCAGACCCTGCATGCTGCTCAGAGGAGATCTGATAAGAACCTAGATGAACATATTGCCTACCTGCACTCTCTGGGGATAGCTGGAATCTCAGACCATGATCTGATATATACACGTGATCTGTCTGTTAAAGAAGAGCTTGATGTGATAGAAGAATCTCACTATATTCAACAAAGGGTTCAGAAAGCTCAATTCCTTGTTGAATTAGAGTCTCAAAATtcaacagagagacaaagaactgGATATGAGGAAACCTGGCAAAGAGCAATTGCATTTCCTTCTcaaacaaagaagaaactgaaTAAAGAAGTGAGTAAGCCACAATCTCGGCCTTCACCTTTTATAACTACTCATTATACCCAGGAAGAAGATATCAGTTATCAAATGGCAAGTGTAACCATTGACGATCCACCTGAAGAGAGTGAGAAACAAGATCTTTCCAGCATAATGATGAACATTACTGTGCAGCAAGATGGTAGGGATCCACATGAAAGTGCATTTGATGCTGACTCTGTAACTACTTCATCCAAGGGGTCTGGAAGTGTAGAAGAAGTTTGGACTGACTCTTTATTGGGAATGGCAAAAGGCTTTGCAACTGAAAATGAGGCTGTACAAAAGGAAGCATTACAAGAGGGGCCTAAGCAGGAGACACTGCCAGAAAACCCCCTGGGAAGTTCTGCTTATTTACTTAGCAAAGCGGATCTTGGGCCAAATGTAGATCTTCTACAGGATGATGAGATTTTACACCACTGCGGTGCCGGCTCCATTACTCctataagaaatgaaaatcaaaacacaagATCGAATACATCTGCTGTTGAAATAGCTGATGacttgtcagcatcccatagtgcGCCGCAAGATGCTCAAGCAAGTGAGGCCAAGTTGGAAGAGGAACCTTTAGCCTCTTCACCACAGTATGCATGTGACTTCAATCTTTTCTTGGAAGACTCTGCAGACAATAGAGAAAGTCCTTCTGGTCAGTCTCTGGAGCTCGTTGAGCAAGAAAATAGCTTGTGTGGCTTTGCAGCCCATTCCAGAGCAGAGTCTGTGCGTAGCAAAGAGTGCGTCACTTTGGATTTTTCTGAGAAAGATAATGAACCAGAAGAAGTTGTAGTTAATGTTAAAACCAGAAGTAAAGCTAGAAGAATTGTTTCAGatgatgaagaggaggaggaggattctTGTAAAGGTACTTGGAGCCCAAGTCCATTCAGCACATCTCCGTTTCAgttctcatctgtgaaacagtTTGACGCTTCAACTCCCAAAAATGACGTCAGTCTACCTGGGAATTTCTTTTCACCTAAAGGACCTGATAGTGAAAACAAGTCTATAAACCCTAGGAGGTCTCTGGCGTCTAGGAGGTCTCTTGTTAATGTGGTTTTAGACTATGTGGAAGATATGGAGGAAAGGCTTGGCAACAGCGGTGAAGCAAAGGTTGCTGAAGAAGATCCTGAAGAAGGAGCAGAGGAAAGCAGTGACGAAGCCTCAGCGTGTACGGAAGAGGATCCCTCCGGAGAAATGCTGTCTTCAGAAAGCAAGCCCAGCCGGCTAAGTGCGTCTAAGCTTAGTGCTTCAGCTCTAGCGACCTCTCCTGGCGACCCTGAGCCTTTGTCAGGTGAACAGGTGGTTGTCTCAGCGTGTACGGAAGAGGATCCCTCCGGAGAAATGCTGTCTTCAGAGAGCAAGTCCAGCCGGCTAAGTGCGTCTAAGCTTAGTGCTTCAGCTCTAGCGACCTCTCCTGGCGACCCTGAGCCTTTGTCAGGTGAACAGGTGGTTGTCTCAGCGTGTACGGAAGAGGATCCCTCCGGAGAAACGCTGTCTTCAGAGAGCAAGTCCAGCCGGCTAAGTGCGTCTAAGCTTAGTGCTTCAGCTCTAGCGACCTCTCCTGGCGACCCTGAGCCTTTGTCAGGTGAACAGGTGGTTGCTTCTCCCCAGGATAAGGCAGCCGAGGCTGCAGATGACTATGAGACTCTGGTAATGCGTGGAAAAGAACTGAAGGAGTGTGGGAAAATACAGGAGGCCTTAAACTGCCTTGTTAAAGCACTTGACATAAAAAGCGCAGATCCCGAAGTCATGCTCATGACTTTAAATCTGTATAAGCAACTTAATAACACTTGA